Proteins from one Sabethes cyaneus chromosome 2, idSabCyanKW18_F2, whole genome shotgun sequence genomic window:
- the LOC128733429 gene encoding peptidoglycan-recognition protein LA isoform X2 produces MKLLLKIHNKERHHSNLQRKRKYCHRRGSKSSSSSSGDCSPSTGTASARRNSPFPASSAPAPTTAATSCATARSGRNNQNRGLPSPEESTVLRQERYFLYGALILFTIIAFSTALYFIIQYTQKSDIPSQPEILFGNNYASGTIPNLGNGHLVIDRQNWGAQPEVHGRYPLLPPIPYVLITHIGVQSTPCIDMYRCSIKMRTIQDAAVAEMGLPDIPNNFYLGGDGFVYVGRGWDIVNAYANHTLSVCFMGDYLRYEPNDKQFSALQHLLAHGVAQDYLAKDYKLVTHNQTKTTKSPGPYIYDRISKMPRWVPCGEAGYSKCGAEIGLPTVWDQDFPKKKKSS; encoded by the exons ATGAAATTACTACTGAAAATTCATAACAAGGAACGGCATCACTCGAATCTGCAGCGCAAACGTAAATACTGTCACCGGCGAGGGTCTAAGTCATCATCGTCCAGTTCTGGTGATTGCTCACCGTCCACCGGAACAGCCTCCGCCAGGAGGAATTCCCCCTTTCCAGCATCATCGGCACCAGCACCAACAACGGCGGCGACCAGCTGCGCTACTGCTAGAT CTGGTCGCAATAATCAAAACCGTGGATTGCCATCACCGGAGGAATCAACCGTCCTTCGACAGGAGCGATATTTTCTGTATGGAGCACTAATTTTATTCACCATCATCGCGTTTTCCACTGCGCTATACTTCATAATACAATATACCCAAAAAAGCGATATCCCTAGTCAGCCGGAAATTCTTTTCGGCAATAATTATGCCTCTGGAACTA TTCCGAACCTTGGTAACGGCCATCTAGTCATCGATCGGCAGAACTGGGGCGCCCAGCCAGAGGTTCACGGTCGTTACCCTCTATTGCCACCGATCCCGTACGTGTTGATCACGCACATCGGGGTCCAGTCCACTCCTTGCATTGACATGTATAGATGCTCAATCAAAATGCGAACAATTCAGGATGCTGCTGTAGCCGAGATGGGGCTCCCGGACATTCCTAACAATTTCTAC CTCGGAGGTGACGGTTTCGTTTACGTCGGCAGAGGATGGGATATCGTGAACGCCTACGCGAACCATACGCTTTCCGTTTGTTTCATGGGAGATTATCTCCGATATGAACCAAATGATAAGCAGTTTTCAGCCCTACAACATCTGCTTGCCCATGGAGTCGCTCAAGATTACCTCGCAAAAGATTATAAACTGGTGACACACAATCAA ACCAAAACCACCAAAAGTCCTGGACCTTATATTTACGACCGGATATCGAAAATGCCGCGATGGGTACCCTGCGGTGAAGCAGGCTACAGCAAGTGTGGAGCGGAAATTGGACTACCTACGGTATGGGATCAAGATtttccaaagaaaaagaaatcctCGTAG